Proteins encoded within one genomic window of Candidatus Brevundimonas colombiensis:
- the rbfA gene encoding 30S ribosome-binding factor RbfA, with amino-acid sequence MAHKQHTRNSSGPAGPSQRQLRAGELIRHALVDILREEDIHDEALVGVSVTVTEVRLSPDLKHATCFVEPLGAGVETAPTNGHESEIIKALNAHAKFLRGQLGRRLDMKFTPDLRFRHDESFDAATHMDRLFDDPRVRADLGHRDEDENDQ; translated from the coding sequence ATGGCCCACAAGCAACATACGCGAAATTCCTCAGGCCCCGCAGGGCCCAGCCAGCGTCAGCTGCGCGCCGGCGAGCTGATCCGTCACGCCCTGGTCGACATCCTGCGCGAGGAGGATATCCACGACGAGGCCCTGGTCGGCGTGTCCGTCACCGTGACCGAGGTGCGGCTGTCGCCCGACCTGAAACACGCCACCTGTTTCGTGGAGCCGCTGGGCGCGGGCGTCGAGACGGCGCCGACCAACGGCCACGAAAGCGAGATCATCAAGGCGCTGAACGCCCATGCCAAGTTCCTGCGCGGCCAGCTGGGTCGCCGACTGGACATGAAGTTCACGCCCGACCTGCGCTTCCGTCACGACGAAAGCTTCGACGCCGCGACCCATATGGACCGTCTGTTCGACGATCCCCGCGTCCGCGCCGACCTGGGACACCGCGACGAAGACGAGAACGATCAATGA
- a CDS encoding outer membrane lipoprotein carrier protein LolA: MTSRAKTVAIATPDLNRRGLLLGAGLTTGLIAVGAFDAARAQSNLSADDQAVVQQAQGYLQALTSAQGTFTETGPNGQTRQGRFYLQRPGKMRFEYTDPAGLLVVSDGYNVKRYDPRLNTFQQVPLGRTPLSTFLARNVRLDQGVRIERVTRMASGAFAITARDAGRPNDGQVVLAFAGDPVRLHEWTITDPQGARTRTQLTSLQPASNLSARLFQLSDPTRRPGRN; encoded by the coding sequence ATGACCTCGCGCGCCAAGACCGTGGCAATCGCCACCCCCGACCTTAACCGCCGCGGCCTGCTGCTGGGCGCGGGCCTGACCACCGGCCTGATCGCCGTGGGCGCCTTCGACGCCGCCCGGGCCCAGTCCAACCTGTCGGCCGATGACCAGGCGGTCGTGCAGCAGGCGCAGGGCTATCTGCAGGCCCTGACCTCGGCCCAGGGGACGTTCACCGAGACCGGCCCCAATGGCCAGACCCGCCAGGGCCGCTTCTATCTGCAGCGGCCAGGCAAGATGCGGTTCGAATATACCGATCCGGCCGGGCTGCTGGTGGTGTCGGACGGCTATAACGTCAAACGCTATGACCCGCGCCTGAACACTTTCCAGCAGGTGCCGCTGGGTCGCACGCCCCTGTCCACCTTCCTGGCGCGCAACGTCCGCCTGGACCAGGGCGTGCGCATCGAGCGGGTGACGCGCATGGCGTCGGGCGCCTTCGCCATCACCGCGCGCGACGCCGGCCGCCCTAACGACGGCCAGGTCGTGCTGGCCTTCGCCGGCGATCCCGTGCGGCTGCACGAATGGACGATCACCGATCCGCAGGGCGCGCGCACCCGCACCCAGCTGACGTCGCTGCAACCGGCGTCGAACCTGTCGGCGCGCCTGTTCCAGCTCAGCGATCCGACACGCCGGCCCGGCCGCAACTGA
- the truB gene encoding tRNA pseudouridine(55) synthase TruB yields the protein MARKKKGEVVDGWICLDKPFEMGSTEAVSRIRRLFNAQKAGHAGTLDPLASGILPIALGEATKTVPMMMEAQKIYRFTINWGVSTDSVDREGEIIGRSDVRPTVDQVKAALPAFVGEIDQTPPRFSAIKVDGARAYDLARDGVAFELPSRRVTIHSAEVSDAPDADHVELTIRTGKGVYVRSLARDLAAVLGAEGHVSALRRERVGPFSTENAVTLDSLEEMVHRGAASEGLLAVATALDDIPELAVTDQDAFSLRQGRPIVLLPRQVETLKDRLSDGSRTVSAFQGQTLVALCQLRAGRLEPDRVFNL from the coding sequence ATGGCCCGCAAGAAGAAGGGCGAGGTGGTCGACGGCTGGATCTGTCTGGACAAGCCGTTCGAGATGGGATCGACCGAGGCGGTCAGCCGCATCCGCCGCCTGTTCAACGCCCAGAAGGCCGGTCACGCCGGCACGCTGGACCCGCTGGCCAGCGGCATCCTGCCCATTGCGCTGGGCGAGGCGACCAAGACCGTGCCGATGATGATGGAGGCGCAGAAAATCTATCGCTTCACCATCAACTGGGGCGTTTCGACCGATAGCGTGGACCGCGAGGGCGAGATCATCGGCCGTTCCGACGTGCGGCCGACCGTGGATCAGGTGAAGGCCGCCCTGCCCGCCTTCGTCGGCGAGATCGACCAGACCCCGCCGCGTTTTTCCGCCATCAAGGTGGACGGCGCCCGCGCCTATGACCTGGCGCGCGACGGGGTGGCGTTCGAACTGCCGTCGCGGCGCGTGACCATCCATTCGGCCGAGGTCAGTGACGCACCCGACGCCGACCATGTGGAATTGACCATCCGCACCGGCAAGGGCGTCTATGTCCGTTCGCTGGCGCGCGATCTGGCGGCGGTTCTGGGCGCCGAGGGTCACGTCAGCGCCCTGCGGCGCGAGCGCGTCGGCCCGTTCAGCACGGAAAACGCCGTCACTCTGGATTCTCTGGAAGAAATGGTGCATAGGGGCGCCGCCTCGGAAGGCTTGCTTGCCGTCGCGACCGCTCTGGACGACATCCCGGAACTGGCCGTGACGGATCAGGACGCCTTCTCGCTTCGGCAGGGACGCCCGATCGTTCTGCTCCCCCGTCAGGTGGAAACCCTCAAAGACCGTCTTTCGGACGGTTCGCGCACGGTTTCAGCCTTTCAGGGCCAGACCCTCGTCGCGCTGTGTCAGTTGCGGGCCGGCCGGTTAGAACCCGACCGCGTTTTCAACCTCTAG
- the pnp gene encoding polyribonucleotide nucleotidyltransferase, giving the protein MFDIKRKTIEWAGRPLTLETGRIARQADGAVLATYGETVVLATVVYGRAPKPGLDFFPLTVNYQEKTFAAGKIPGGYFKREGRPSEKETLVSRLIDRPIRPLFVKGFKNETQVVITVLQHDMENDPDVLGMVAASAALTISGVPFMGPIGAARVGLIDGELVLNPTVDQIPGSELDLVVAGTQDALMMVESEAKELSEEKMLEALMFAHAGMQPVIDAIIDLAEHAAKEPFDFQAEDHSDVVASIKSLVGADIKAAYTHAGKYERRSGVDAAKKTAAAKLVKTDENPDGVDGSKFSAAFKECEAEVLRRDIIENAHRVDGRALDKVRAIVSEVGVLPRTHGSSLFTRGETQALVVATLGTGEDEQYIDSLQGTYKESFLLHYNFPPYSVGEAGRMGSPGRREIGHGKLAWRAIRPMLPSKEDFPYTIRLVSEITESNGSSSMATVCGSSLALMDAGVPLIRPVSGIAMGLILEPSGEFAILSDILGDEDHLGDMDFKVAGTSQGITSLQMDIKVAGITKEIMEQALTQASAGRLHILDEMSKAMDAPRTELGEHAPKIETIKIAVDKIREVIGSGGKVIREIVEKTGAKIDIGDDGTIKVAANDQEKIDAAKAWIQSIASEPEVGTIYSGKVVKVVDFGAFVNFFGAKDGLVHVSQIALERVANPADVLSEGQEVKVKFLGFDDRGKTKLSMKVVDQATGEDLTAKINAERAERGEEPLSEDTGGRPKREGGGDRGGDRGRRRRD; this is encoded by the coding sequence ATGTTCGATATCAAACGCAAGACGATCGAGTGGGCCGGACGCCCGCTGACCCTGGAAACGGGCCGCATCGCCCGCCAGGCTGACGGCGCCGTGCTGGCGACCTACGGCGAGACCGTGGTTCTGGCCACCGTCGTCTATGGCCGCGCCCCCAAGCCGGGCCTGGATTTCTTCCCCCTGACCGTCAACTACCAGGAAAAGACCTTCGCCGCCGGCAAGATCCCCGGTGGCTACTTCAAGCGTGAAGGCCGTCCGTCGGAAAAGGAAACCCTGGTTTCGCGCCTGATCGACCGTCCGATCCGCCCGCTGTTCGTCAAGGGCTTCAAGAACGAGACCCAGGTCGTCATCACCGTGCTGCAGCACGACATGGAGAACGATCCGGACGTTCTGGGCATGGTCGCCGCCTCGGCTGCTCTGACCATCTCGGGCGTGCCCTTCATGGGCCCGATCGGCGCCGCACGCGTCGGCCTGATCGACGGTGAGCTGGTGCTGAACCCAACCGTCGACCAGATCCCCGGCTCGGAGCTGGACCTGGTGGTCGCCGGTACGCAAGACGCCCTGATGATGGTCGAATCCGAAGCCAAGGAGCTGTCGGAAGAGAAGATGCTGGAAGCCCTGATGTTCGCGCACGCGGGCATGCAGCCGGTGATCGACGCCATCATCGACCTGGCCGAACACGCCGCCAAGGAGCCGTTCGACTTCCAGGCCGAAGACCACTCCGACGTCGTGGCCTCGATCAAGTCGCTGGTCGGCGCGGACATCAAGGCCGCCTACACCCACGCCGGCAAGTACGAGCGCCGCTCGGGCGTCGACGCGGCCAAGAAGACCGCCGCCGCCAAGCTGGTGAAGACCGACGAGAACCCCGACGGCGTCGACGGCTCCAAGTTCTCGGCCGCCTTCAAGGAATGCGAAGCCGAGGTTCTGCGTCGCGACATCATCGAGAACGCCCACCGCGTCGACGGCCGCGCCCTCGACAAGGTCCGCGCCATCGTGTCGGAAGTCGGCGTCCTGCCGCGCACCCACGGTTCGTCGCTGTTCACGCGCGGCGAAACCCAGGCCCTGGTCGTCGCCACCCTGGGCACCGGCGAAGACGAGCAGTACATCGACAGCCTGCAGGGCACCTACAAGGAAAGCTTCCTGCTGCACTACAACTTCCCCCCCTATTCGGTGGGTGAAGCGGGCCGCATGGGTTCGCCCGGCCGTCGCGAGATCGGTCACGGCAAGCTGGCCTGGCGCGCGATCCGTCCGATGCTGCCGTCCAAGGAAGACTTCCCCTACACCATCCGCCTGGTGTCGGAGATCACCGAGTCGAACGGCTCGTCCTCGATGGCGACGGTCTGCGGTTCGTCGCTGGCCCTGATGGACGCGGGCGTTCCGCTGATCCGCCCGGTCTCGGGCATCGCCATGGGCCTGATCCTGGAGCCGTCGGGCGAGTTCGCCATCCTGTCGGACATCCTGGGTGACGAAGATCACCTGGGCGACATGGACTTCAAGGTCGCCGGCACGTCGCAGGGCATCACCAGCCTGCAGATGGACATCAAGGTCGCCGGCATCACCAAGGAGATCATGGAACAGGCCCTGACGCAGGCTTCGGCCGGTCGCCTGCACATCCTGGACGAGATGTCCAAGGCCATGGATGCGCCGCGCACCGAACTGGGCGAACACGCGCCGAAGATCGAAACCATCAAGATCGCGGTCGACAAGATCCGTGAAGTGATCGGTTCGGGCGGCAAGGTGATCCGCGAGATCGTCGAGAAGACCGGCGCCAAGATCGACATCGGCGATGACGGCACCATCAAGGTCGCCGCCAACGACCAGGAGAAGATCGACGCCGCCAAGGCCTGGATCCAGTCCATCGCCTCGGAACCGGAAGTCGGAACCATCTACTCCGGCAAGGTCGTGAAGGTCGTCGACTTCGGCGCCTTCGTGAACTTCTTCGGCGCCAAGGACGGCCTGGTCCACGTGTCCCAGATCGCTCTGGAACGCGTCGCCAACCCGGCTGACGTTCTGTCGGAAGGCCAGGAGGTCAAGGTCAAGTTCCTGGGCTTCGACGACCGCGGCAAGACCAAGCTGTCGATGAAGGTCGTCGATCAGGCGACGGGTGAAGACCTGACCGCCAAGATCAACGCCGAACGCGCCGAGCGCGGCGAAGAGCCTCTGTCGGAAGACACCGGCGGTCGCCCCAAGCGTGAAGGCGGCGGTGATCGCGGCGGCGATCGCGGACGTCGTCGTCGCGACTAA
- a CDS encoding DNA translocase FtsK — protein MSTALAVGRQAWISARILWGAPFVVRFRGVLQALLATLLLIALLSWNPADASLNAASTLPTTNWLGANGALFADLFMQSLGLAAWPAALLLVAFGLARAVGDAIQQRLKPTPLKALAATGGVLALSAALAALASPAAWPLAAGLGGLWGDGLTELTAKAIGALHIPGARIVAGLIFLIAGLWLVGFAIGLRAMDFLDALHWGRSLKAQTSRPPAHAAREKAPREKAPPKARQPRAAPVQDAPSSVEGSADPEPQTAYDDLPPWEDEAAPSAPSAARGAAARAIEPRVAAVKAPKARKDDLDQQAFDFTRPEGDFDLPPLGILTKPAQRVGSVDEDSLKQNAKMLEGVLQEFGVRGVIDQIRPGPVVTLYELVPAPGVKHGRVVALADDIARSMSARACRISVVQGRNAIGIELPNAKRETVYLRDLLASAEYDKKGHLLPLALGETIGGEPYVADLARMPHLLIAGTTGSGKSVGVNAMILSILYRHSPAECRFIMIDPKMLELSVYDGIPHLLAPVVTDPKKAVVALKWTVREMEDRYRRMSKLGVRNIASYNERAREAQEKGEHFERTVQTGFDDQGRPVYESEKIRPEPLPFLVVVMDEMADLMLVAGKDVEGAVQRLAQMARAAGIHLIMATQRPSVDVITGTIKANFPTRISFQVTSKIDSRTILGEQGGEQLLGQGDMLYMAGGGRITRLHGPFVDDKEVEDVCKHLKAQAEPDYLDLITDEPDGDGDNGFDEGGGGGSGDDLYDRAVAVVTRDRKASTSYVQRRLQIGYNRAASLIERMEQEGVVSPANHAGKRDVLAGPPPMV, from the coding sequence ATGTCCACCGCCCTCGCCGTCGGCCGTCAGGCCTGGATCAGCGCCCGCATCCTGTGGGGCGCGCCTTTCGTGGTGCGGTTCCGGGGCGTGTTGCAAGCCCTGCTGGCGACCCTGTTGCTGATCGCCCTGCTGTCGTGGAACCCGGCGGACGCCAGCCTGAACGCCGCCTCCACCCTGCCGACCACCAACTGGCTGGGGGCGAACGGCGCCCTGTTCGCCGATCTGTTCATGCAGTCGCTGGGTCTGGCGGCCTGGCCGGCGGCCCTGCTGCTGGTCGCCTTCGGCCTGGCGCGGGCGGTCGGCGACGCGATCCAGCAGCGCCTGAAGCCCACGCCGTTGAAGGCCCTGGCCGCGACGGGCGGGGTCCTGGCCCTGTCCGCCGCCCTGGCGGCCCTGGCGTCGCCGGCGGCCTGGCCGTTGGCGGCGGGGCTGGGCGGCCTGTGGGGTGACGGTCTGACCGAGCTGACGGCCAAGGCCATCGGCGCCCTGCACATTCCCGGCGCGCGGATCGTCGCGGGCCTGATCTTCCTGATCGCGGGCCTGTGGCTGGTCGGCTTCGCCATCGGTCTCCGGGCCATGGATTTCCTGGACGCCCTGCATTGGGGACGGTCGTTGAAGGCGCAGACGTCCCGCCCGCCCGCCCATGCCGCGCGCGAAAAGGCCCCCCGCGAGAAAGCCCCGCCCAAGGCGCGCCAGCCACGCGCCGCGCCGGTGCAAGACGCTCCATCTTCCGTCGAGGGGTCGGCCGATCCGGAGCCGCAGACCGCCTATGACGACCTGCCGCCGTGGGAGGACGAGGCTGCGCCTTCGGCCCCAAGCGCCGCACGCGGCGCGGCCGCCCGCGCGATCGAGCCGCGCGTCGCGGCGGTCAAGGCGCCCAAGGCCAGGAAGGATGACCTGGACCAGCAGGCCTTCGACTTCACCCGACCCGAAGGCGATTTCGACCTGCCGCCGCTGGGCATACTGACCAAGCCGGCCCAGCGCGTCGGTTCGGTGGACGAGGATTCGCTGAAGCAGAACGCCAAGATGCTGGAAGGCGTGCTGCAGGAGTTCGGCGTGCGCGGCGTGATCGACCAGATCAGGCCCGGCCCGGTCGTAACCCTGTACGAACTGGTCCCGGCGCCCGGCGTGAAACATGGCCGCGTCGTGGCCCTGGCCGACGACATCGCCCGCTCCATGTCCGCCCGCGCCTGCCGCATCAGCGTGGTCCAGGGGCGCAACGCCATCGGCATCGAACTGCCCAACGCCAAGCGTGAGACCGTCTATCTGCGCGACCTTCTGGCCAGCGCCGAATACGACAAGAAGGGCCATCTGCTGCCGCTCGCGCTGGGCGAGACCATCGGCGGCGAACCCTATGTCGCCGATCTGGCGCGGATGCCGCACCTGTTGATCGCGGGCACCACCGGCTCGGGCAAGTCGGTGGGGGTCAACGCCATGATCCTGTCGATCCTGTATCGCCACAGCCCGGCCGAATGCCGCTTCATCATGATCGACCCCAAAATGCTGGAGCTGTCGGTCTATGACGGCATTCCGCACCTGCTGGCGCCCGTCGTCACCGATCCGAAAAAGGCCGTCGTCGCCCTGAAATGGACGGTGCGGGAGATGGAGGATCGCTATCGCCGCATGTCCAAACTGGGGGTGCGCAACATCGCCAGCTACAACGAGCGCGCCCGCGAAGCGCAGGAGAAGGGCGAGCATTTCGAACGCACGGTCCAGACCGGCTTCGACGATCAGGGCCGCCCGGTTTACGAGTCCGAGAAGATACGGCCCGAGCCTCTGCCCTTCCTGGTCGTGGTCATGGACGAAATGGCCGACCTGATGCTGGTCGCGGGCAAGGACGTCGAAGGCGCCGTCCAGCGTCTGGCCCAGATGGCGCGGGCGGCGGGCATCCACCTGATCATGGCGACGCAGCGGCCGTCGGTGGACGTCATCACCGGCACCATCAAGGCCAACTTCCCGACCCGGATCTCCTTCCAGGTCACGTCAAAGATCGACAGCCGCACCATCCTGGGCGAACAGGGCGGCGAGCAGCTGCTGGGTCAGGGCGACATGCTCTATATGGCGGGCGGCGGGCGCATCACCCGCCTGCACGGGCCGTTCGTGGACGACAAGGAAGTCGAGGATGTCTGCAAACACCTGAAGGCCCAGGCCGAGCCGGACTATCTGGACCTGATCACCGACGAGCCGGACGGCGACGGCGACAACGGGTTCGACGAGGGCGGCGGCGGAGGATCGGGCGACGACCTGTATGACCGCGCCGTCGCCGTGGTCACCCGCGACCGCAAGGCCTCGACCAGCTATGTCCAGCGTCGCCTCCAGATCGGCTACAACCGCGCCGCCTCCCTGATCGAGCGGATGGAGCAGGAAGGCGTGGTCAGCCCCGCCAACCACGCCGGCAAGCGCGACGTCCTGGCCGGCCCGCCGCCGATGGTGTGA
- a CDS encoding DUF2459 domain-containing protein translates to MIRALILAALIGAAAALWTWTLPGAAETGAPSDAVVVQVLDNGFHTDLAVPRAALMRRGGPLAQAVARLGPGDWILIGWGDARFYVDQSPIVDRLPDGARAFFRPGNASVVMLDPAAVDPRLTHGEDSASLTLTQGRFDRLAARVEQSLALSHGAARVAASRPGDDARFFASRESFSIGHLCNHWTAAVLNAGGVPVRPVRSITSAEVMRSVRASEQAGKPERKLDTRPAQD, encoded by the coding sequence GTGATCCGCGCTTTGATCCTGGCGGCCCTGATCGGCGCGGCGGCGGCCCTGTGGACCTGGACCCTGCCGGGCGCAGCTGAGACCGGCGCGCCGAGCGATGCAGTGGTCGTCCAGGTGCTGGACAACGGTTTTCACACCGATCTGGCCGTGCCGCGCGCGGCCCTGATGCGGCGCGGCGGCCCCCTGGCCCAGGCGGTCGCGAGACTTGGGCCCGGCGACTGGATTCTGATCGGCTGGGGCGACGCGCGCTTCTATGTGGATCAGAGCCCGATCGTGGATCGTCTGCCGGACGGCGCCCGCGCCTTCTTCCGGCCGGGCAATGCGTCGGTCGTCATGCTGGACCCGGCCGCTGTCGACCCTCGCCTGACCCATGGCGAGGACAGCGCGAGCCTGACCCTGACGCAGGGGCGGTTCGACCGGCTGGCCGCCCGCGTGGAGCAGTCGCTGGCCCTGTCCCACGGCGCGGCTCGCGTCGCCGCCTCCCGCCCCGGCGACGACGCCCGCTTCTTCGCCAGCCGAGAAAGCTTTTCGATCGGCCACCTGTGCAACCATTGGACAGCCGCGGTGCTGAACGCCGGGGGCGTGCCGGTTCGGCCGGTTCGATCGATCACCTCGGCCGAGGTGATGCGGTCCGTTCGGGCGTCGGAGCAGGCCGGGAAGCCGGAGCGAAAACTGGACACGCGCCCGGCGCAGGACTAG
- the rpsO gene encoding 30S ribosomal protein S15: MSVTAERKHEIIADNARTAGDTGSAEVQVAILSERIANLTEHFKTHKKDNHSRRGLLKMVSQRRRLLDHLNKVDAGRYQALIAKLGLRR; this comes from the coding sequence ATGTCGGTTACTGCTGAACGCAAGCACGAGATCATCGCCGATAACGCCCGCACCGCTGGCGACACCGGCTCGGCCGAGGTTCAGGTCGCGATCCTGTCGGAACGCATCGCCAACCTGACCGAACACTTCAAGACCCACAAGAAGGACAACCACTCGCGTCGTGGCCTTCTGAAGATGGTGTCGCAACGTCGCCGCCTGCTCGACCACCTGAACAAGGTCGACGCCGGTCGCTACCAGGCGCTCATCGCCAAGCTGGGCCTTCGCCGCTAA
- a CDS encoding NAD(P)/FAD-dependent oxidoreductase, with translation MAHAVNDPEVLVIGAGPAGLTAATYLARFRRRTLVIDAGQPRACWIPLSHNTPGFPAGVSGPDILARMREQAEEYGAVIAPGRVEALARDGQGFVAEMDGRSLRARAALLATGVVDHHPDLPGVERAVQRALVRICPICDGYEATGKVVAVIGHSDKGAREAAFMRTYSDRVTLIHIGPPDALTRRDELDRLGIELIFSPLEAVELEQDRVTALTWKGPGGSAQTRTFDLIYSALGTSPNAELAQRLGARLSDDGRLEVDLHQATSVPGLYAAGDVVRGLNQIAVATAEAAVAATDIHNRLRQIDGLTVAD, from the coding sequence GTGGCGCACGCGGTGAACGACCCCGAGGTCCTGGTCATCGGCGCCGGCCCCGCCGGCCTGACGGCCGCGACCTACCTCGCCCGTTTTCGCAGGCGGACCCTGGTGATCGACGCCGGACAGCCCCGCGCGTGCTGGATCCCGCTCAGCCACAATACGCCCGGCTTTCCCGCCGGAGTCTCCGGTCCCGACATCCTGGCCAGGATGCGCGAACAGGCCGAGGAATACGGCGCGGTCATCGCGCCGGGCCGGGTCGAGGCCCTGGCCCGTGACGGTCAGGGCTTCGTCGCCGAGATGGATGGCCGCAGCCTGCGCGCCCGCGCCGCCCTTCTGGCCACCGGCGTCGTCGACCACCATCCCGACCTGCCGGGGGTCGAGCGGGCGGTGCAGCGGGCTCTGGTCCGTATCTGTCCGATCTGCGACGGCTATGAGGCGACCGGCAAGGTCGTCGCCGTCATCGGCCACAGCGACAAGGGCGCGCGCGAGGCCGCCTTCATGCGCACCTACTCCGATCGCGTGACCCTGATCCACATCGGCCCGCCGGACGCCCTGACCCGCCGCGACGAACTGGACCGGCTGGGGATCGAACTGATCTTCTCCCCGCTGGAGGCCGTAGAGCTGGAGCAGGATCGGGTGACGGCCCTGACCTGGAAGGGGCCGGGCGGATCGGCCCAGACGCGAACCTTCGACCTGATCTATTCGGCGCTGGGCACGTCGCCGAACGCCGAACTGGCCCAAAGGCTGGGCGCACGCCTGTCCGACGACGGTCGGCTGGAGGTCGATCTGCACCAGGCGACCAGCGTGCCGGGCCTCTACGCCGCCGGGGACGTCGTGCGCGGCCTGAACCAGATCGCTGTGGCGACCGCCGAGGCCGCCGTCGCCGCCACCGACATCCACAACCGTCTGCGCCAGATCGACGGCCTGACCGTCGCCGACTAG
- a CDS encoding DUF885 family protein: MLDRRRLLQSAALGAGLYAVGGAVGGAAAAARPQDGDAAGGVDGAFKSFMDKTFEGTLDRAPEVVTMFGLDKGARAVAKSQLTAPTRVEEEDQRAFIRQQAADLGRIDRRALSPRNLNYYDSIKDNLDGVIATYDIPYGQGGWPNPYRVSQQGGAYQSTPDFLANQHTIETAADADAYVARVNAFADVLTAETDRLKEEYALGVVPPDFILAKAIRQQDGVLATPAATSPLTKSVTDRTQAKGLTGDWGAQVQRLIETRVYPALAAQNAVLKGAQARTTHEASVRRLPQGEQYYANSLRYITTTRLTADEIHRTGVEQMAELTARADGLLKAQGLTQGSVAQRIAALGDDPKYIYANTDAGKAELIAKLNAQMADMQARLPNAFGRLPKASVQIKRVPPEIEAGAPMGYYNSPSLDGARPGIYWINLKDTAEWPSWSLPTLTYHEATPGHHLQISLQQESESAPLLMNLLGFSSYVEGWGLYAEQLADELGAYENDPTGQIGYIQSLMFRAARLVVDTGIHSKGWSREQGIRYMMEAYGDQEGAATSEVERYCGWPGQACAYKVGHNEWVRLRETAKTTLGPKFDIKGFHDTALAAGGVPLSVLERIVNGWVAAQA, encoded by the coding sequence ATGCTGGATCGTCGCCGCCTTCTTCAGTCCGCCGCGCTGGGCGCCGGGCTTTACGCCGTCGGGGGCGCTGTCGGAGGCGCGGCCGCCGCGGCCCGCCCGCAGGATGGCGATGCCGCCGGAGGCGTGGACGGCGCCTTCAAGAGCTTCATGGACAAGACGTTCGAGGGCACGCTGGACCGCGCGCCCGAGGTCGTGACCATGTTCGGCCTGGACAAGGGCGCGCGCGCCGTCGCCAAGTCGCAGCTGACAGCCCCGACCCGCGTCGAGGAAGAGGACCAGCGCGCCTTCATTCGCCAGCAGGCCGCCGACTTGGGCCGCATCGACAGGCGCGCTCTGTCGCCCCGCAATCTGAACTATTACGACAGCATCAAGGATAATCTGGACGGGGTCATCGCGACCTATGACATCCCCTATGGCCAGGGCGGCTGGCCCAATCCGTATCGGGTCAGCCAGCAGGGTGGCGCCTATCAGTCCACGCCGGACTTCCTGGCCAATCAGCACACCATCGAAACCGCCGCCGACGCCGACGCCTATGTGGCGCGGGTCAACGCCTTCGCCGACGTCCTGACCGCCGAGACGGATCGGCTGAAGGAGGAGTATGCGCTGGGCGTCGTGCCGCCCGATTTCATTCTGGCCAAGGCGATCCGTCAGCAGGATGGCGTCCTGGCCACCCCGGCGGCGACCTCGCCCCTGACGAAATCGGTGACGGACCGCACCCAGGCCAAGGGGCTGACCGGCGACTGGGGCGCCCAGGTCCAGCGCCTGATCGAGACGCGGGTCTATCCGGCCCTGGCCGCGCAGAACGCGGTGCTGAAGGGCGCACAGGCCCGCACGACGCACGAGGCCTCGGTGCGCCGCCTGCCGCAGGGCGAGCAGTATTACGCCAACAGCCTGCGCTACATCACCACCACCCGGCTGACGGCGGACGAGATCCATCGCACCGGCGTCGAGCAGATGGCCGAACTGACCGCCCGCGCCGACGGCCTGCTGAAGGCGCAAGGGCTGACGCAGGGGTCGGTGGCCCAGCGGATCGCGGCCCTGGGCGACGACCCCAAATACATCTACGCCAATACGGACGCGGGCAAGGCCGAGCTGATCGCCAAGCTGAACGCCCAGATGGCGGACATGCAGGCCCGGCTGCCGAACGCCTTCGGTCGCCTGCCCAAGGCCTCGGTCCAGATCAAGCGCGTCCCGCCCGAGATCGAGGCCGGGGCGCCGATGGGCTATTACAACTCGCCCAGCCTGGATGGCGCGCGGCCCGGCATCTACTGGATCAATCTGAAGGATACGGCGGAATGGCCGTCCTGGTCCCTGCCGACCCTGACCTATCACGAGGCCACGCCGGGCCACCATCTGCAGATCAGCCTGCAGCAGGAGAGCGAGTCTGCGCCCCTGCTGATGAACCTGCTGGGCTTCTCCAGCTATGTCGAGGGCTGGGGGCTTTACGCCGAACAGCTGGCCGACGAACTGGGCGCCTATGAGAACGATCCGACAGGACAGATCGGCTACATTCAATCGCTGATGTTCCGCGCCGCGCGCCTGGTGGTCGACACCGGCATCCATTCCAAGGGCTGGAGCCGCGAACAGGGCATCCGCTACATGATGGAGGCCTATGGCGACCAGGAAGGGGCGGCGACGTCCGAGGTCGAACGCTATTGCGGCTGGCCGGGCCAGGCCTGCGCCTACAAGGTCGGGCACAACGAATGGGTCCGGCTGCGCGAGACGGCCAAGACGACCCTGGGGCCCAAGTTCGACATCAAGGGCTTCCACGACACGGCGCTGGCCGCCGGCGGCGTGCCGCTGTCGGTGCTGGAGCGGATCGTCAACGGCTGGGTCGCGGCCCAGGCCTAG